A window of the Myripristis murdjan chromosome 15, fMyrMur1.1, whole genome shotgun sequence genome harbors these coding sequences:
- the znf488 gene encoding zinc finger protein 488: MSTGSTMDHTLLPRSIWTSDSKFLQHPADLYTSVIVTRSIPRGTSFGPCVLQNTFYDTIAFIAQKSCDKRTKSYVFRVDPEAMRNSALVLSWLRLVQAARNGEEQNTEAFLKAGQLYVRTTRDIRQEEELLVWYDQELSHLLGFTDMTTRGPTEDLKCGKCNQVFKNEYPFLAHCRFLCAQVKSDTWSREAYEHKHMEIKRQHRVTDFHNIARDLEHKKTGINEDAEISSKKRKYEETFFPKGRKSVLLEKTNISNDSITQLTRDYHQAALNTSASTLKLTADKLKLDHLGCKNDAPAEVGETKGNFTHDKDVDVQSERGRSSGVHSSSSSAFSLVLSNSQGEQKSAFCKPSKRTSPPEPPVHLTSVPTAPSSRLEDMTDVFTSRTVMGYGNLMASNILTGELQSAQAVPSQVAISSAFHYAPEHWSRNIGAQLQTTSSLTILPPTFTSFGVSVQNWCAKCNLSFRMTSDLVFHMRSHHKKEFAAESQVRRRREEKLTCPICHEYFRERHHLSRHMTSHN, from the exons ATGTCCACAGG ttCAACCATGGACCACACGTTACTACCTCGGTCCATCTGGACCAGTGACAGTAAATTCCTGCAGCATCCCGCGGATCTCTACACCAGTGTGATTGTTACGCGCAGCATCCCTAGAGGCACGTCCTTTGGTCCTTGTGTACTCCAAAATACCTTCTACGACACCATTGCCTTCATAGCGCAGAAGTCCTGCGACAAACGAACAAAGTCCTACGTATTTCGG GTAGACCCTGAGGCTATGCGCAATTCTGCGCTGGTGCTGTCCTGGCTGCGGCTGGTTCAGGCTGCGCGTAACGGAGAGGAGCAGAACACCGAGGCCTTTCTGAAAGCGGGTCAACTGTACGTGCGCACCACCCGGGACATCCGGCAGGAGGAAGAGCTGCTGGTGTGGTACGACCAGGAACTGTCTCACCTGCTGGGATTCACAGACATGACAACTAGAGGACCAACTGAGG ActtaaaatgtggaaaatgtaatCAGGTCTTCAAGAATGAATATCCTTTCCTGGCGCACTGCCGATTCCTGTGTGCCCAAGTAAAGAGTGACACCTGGAGCCGAGAGGCTTACGAGCACAAACACATGGAAATTAAGAGGCAACATCGAGTGACAGATTTCCATAACATCGCCAGAGATTTGGAACATAAAAAAACTGGCATTAATGAGGATGCCGAGATTTCCTCTAAGAAAAGGAAATACGaggaaacattttttcccaaagGACGGAAATCAGTTCTCCTAGAGAAAACTAACATCTCAAATGACAGTATCACTCAACTAACCAGGGACTACCACCAAGCCGCACTCAATACATCTGCCTCTACTCTGAAACTGACAGCTGATAAGCTCAAACTGGACCATTTAGGATGTAAGAACGACGCTCCTGCTGAAGTCGGGGAGACCAAAGGGAATTTTACGCACGACAAAGACGTGGACGTACAGTCGGAGAGGGGAAGGAGCTCTGGTGTGCATTCAAGTAGCAGCAGTGCATTTTCTCTGGTTCTGTCAAATAGTCAAGGGGAGCAGAAAAGCGCTTTCTGTAAACCGAGCAAAAGAACTTCTCCCCCTGAGCCTCCGGTGCATCTAACAAGCGTGCCAACAGCTCCCTCTAGCCGCCTAGAGGACATGACAGATGTTTTCACCTCCAGGACTGTCATGGGATACGGCAACCTGATGGCATCCAACATCTTGACTGGCGAGTTACAGAGCGCACAGGCTGTGCCCTCGCAGGTTGCCATTAGCAGTGCTTTCCATTACGCACCAGAGCACTGGTCGAGGAACATAGGCGCTCAGCTTCAGACCACATCCTCTCTCACTATCCTTCCGCCGACCTTCACCTCGTTCGGAGTGTCAGTGCAGAACTGGTGTGCCAAATGTAACCTCTCGTTCcggatgacctctgacctcgttTTCCACATGCGCTCCCACCACAAGAAAGAGTTTGCGGCGGAGTCCCAggtgaggagaaggagggaagagaaacTCACCTGCCCAATCTGCCACGAATACTTTCGAGAGCGGCACCACCTGTCCAGACACATGACTTCTCATAACTGA